Below is a window of bacterium DNA.
CCGCCGTGGCGGCGCGCTCGATCCCCGAGAGCGTCTGGTTCAGCGCCGGTGTGTGGGCTCCGTCGATCGCGAGTCCCAGACCAACCACGGCAGTCAGCGCCAACACGACGATTTTCCAGGGGGCACGCTCGGCGCTCACGGTGGTGCCACCTCCAAAGGCTCAATCAAAGCGTCGAACGCGTAGGCAGTGCGATGAGAATAAGATACCTCGTTTGATGATATCGGGATGACAAAGGTCTCGCGCTTGGACATTTAACTTCGTTGTAAGTTTGGTGCAACGCGATCAAGCCGCCGCCTGATACTGAAGCGTTACGGTGATTAGTAGTATTCAGATAGACGACACCGCCTCTGGGAGAGTGGGAGAGACGATCATGCAAGCGTGGCAACGTCATTCGACCGCCGGAGCAGTCGCAGTGACGCATAGCGGCGGCGCGAGCGAGAGGCGCGATGTGAGCGCCATCGGCGTGGCGCGTCGCAAGCGATTTGAGGACTCTCTTGATCTACTGCGTGTTTTGGGGCTGTCTTCCGGCGCTATGGACCACTATCGCCACTTGGCGCGCAAGACGCGCAAGTTGCCCCACGAGCTCGTGTGCATCATGGCCGAGCAAGCGGCCGAAGGTGCGACACTAGCGACTATACTCATGAGCAGTTGCGACCCCGCATAGGACATCACCGATGGCTTTGCACCCGGCGTGTCACGTAGTGGAGGACTACCTTGCGGCCATGTTCCCTCGGAGCGTGATCGAAGAGTTTGAATGGTCGGCTCAGCGGTCCTGGGTCTTCAAGGTCAGCGTCCCGCGCAAAACGTTCCACCTCTTGGTAAGTACCAAGTTGCTCGACCAAACGAACGAGCACGAAATCGACCGGCTCTTGCGAGAGTTGCAGGTGGCCAGTCGAATGCGCCTCGCGGACAGAGAGTGGCCCCTGCTGACGGCAGAGGGCGTGGTGCTGGGACTACCGAAGCCCGCATAGCTCATCGATGAAGCAAGGGCTGCGAGACCCCCAGTTGTGCAGCGGAGTGTGGTCGACACCCTCCAAAATGCGCGGGTTGTCCAGAGCCGCTGGCAGGAGGCGACACAGTCTTACGCCTCCGCCGTCTAGACCAGACAAGTCGTGGGCAAGTTACCAGTAGTTGTATACGGTGACTTGTCCGTCGTCTAGTGATTAACAACCGGGGGCGCCCATCTGCGTGCAGAGACCTCCCAATCGCAGCAAACTATTAGTCTCGTCCCTTCAGTGCGGCGAGCCCAAGCGCACCGAACAGCAGGTGTGGTTGCTGGTTGCGGCGCTGGAGGCTGCCGCAAACGGCATCGTGATTACAGATCAGGCCGGCGCCATCGAGTGGGTCAATCCGGCCTTCACCCGCATGACGGGATATGCGTTCGAGGAAGTGCGGGGCCAGAATCCCAGGGTGCTGAAATCGGGGAGGCAAGACCGCGCCTTCTATGAGCGCCTCTGGAAGACCATCCGGGCAGGGCAGGTGTGGCACGACGAAATCGTCAATCGTCGGAAAGATGGCACCCTCTATACTGAGGAGGAGACCATCACCCCGGTCGCAGACGCCACTGGCCGAATCACCCACTTTATCGCCATCAAGCAGGACATCACCATGCGCAAGGAGGCGGAAAAGGCGCAGGCAAGGCTCGCCGCTATCATCGAGGCCACCTCCGATCTCGTGGGTATTGCTGATCCAACGGGGCGGCGTCTCTACTTGAACCGGGCCGGGCGGCGCCTGCTGGGGATCGGCGACTATGAGGATGTGTCGTCTCTGACGATAAACGCCGCCTTTCATGAACCAATGCGGCAGTTCCTCGCAAACGAAGCGATCCCCACGGCTCTGCGAGACGGTTCGTGGCGTGGCGAAACCGTTCTTGCAACCCGCGATGGTAGGGAGATTCCGGTCTCTCAGGTCATTATCGCGCACTCCGCGCCGAGCGGCGACGTCGAGTTTCTCTCCACCATTGCCCGCGATATCAGTGAACGCAAACGTGCTGAGGAACAACTGCAGCGCCAGTTCGAGCGTCTTGGGGCTCTCCGTGAAATCGATATGGCGATTACGGCCAGTATGGATCTCCGGGTTACACTCGATGTCCTCCTCGACAAGGTCACCGCACAACTCGGAGTCGATGCTGCGGATGTGCTGTTGCTCAATCCTCACACTCAGACACTGGACTATGCTGCGGGCCGCGGGTTTCGCACGGCTGCTCTGCAACACACGCACCTGCGCATGGGCGAAGGCTACGCTGGTCGGGCGGTTCTCGAACGTCGCACCGTCACTATCCCGGGCCTGGGTGAGGCGCCCGGTGAGCTGGCTAAGGCTCCTCTGCTGGCAGCCGAGCACTTCACTACGTACATCGGCACGCCTCTTGTCGCGAAAGGATTGGTGCAAGGCGTCCTCGAGTTGTTCCACAGGGTCCCTGTAACCTCCGACCAGGAGTGGCAAGA
It encodes the following:
- a CDS encoding HD domain-containing phosphohydrolase, giving the protein MLVAALEAAANGIVITDQAGAIEWVNPAFTRMTGYAFEEVRGQNPRVLKSGRQDRAFYERLWKTIRAGQVWHDEIVNRRKDGTLYTEEETITPVADATGRITHFIAIKQDITMRKEAEKAQARLAAIIEATSDLVGIADPTGRRLYLNRAGRRLLGIGDYEDVSSLTINAAFHEPMRQFLANEAIPTALRDGSWRGETVLATRDGREIPVSQVIIAHSAPSGDVEFLSTIARDISERKRAEEQLQRQFERLGALREIDMAITASMDLRVTLDVLLDKVTAQLGVDAADVLLLNPHTQTLDYAAGRGFRTAALQHTHLRMGEGYAGRAVLERRTVTIPGLGEAPGELAKAPLLAAEHFTTYIGTPLVAKGLVQGVLELFHRVPVTSDQEWQDSLDAFAGQGAIAISDAQQFEALQRSNSDLRLAYDATLEGWARALELRDKETEGHTQRVTELTVRLAERMRIAETELVHVRRGALLHDIGKLAVSDTVLLKPGPLTPKERTMMERHPVFAHDLLMPIPYLRPALDIPYCHHERWDGTGYPRGLKGEFIPLAARIFAVVDVWDALTSNRPYRRAWSKKRARQYLRDEAGGQFDPHAVDAFLAMLEQVEENTHGRLGLMQDGSKAQ